A single Watersipora subatra chromosome 7, tzWatSuba1.1, whole genome shotgun sequence DNA region contains:
- the LOC137400971 gene encoding uncharacterized protein: MPRHLKEAKRAVIVHLYQEGKSQRDITKEVKVAKSTICNTIKRFGEQGDLQERKGRGRKKTVTPRAEKTLVRLSTRNRRLNSVELCRELKESTGKDVCPSTVRRVLLRNGLKGCKPCKKHGLE; encoded by the coding sequence ATGCCTCGTCATCTTAAAGAAGCAAAGCGAGCAGTCATCGTACACCTTTACCAGGAAGGCAAATCACAGCGGGATATTACCAAAGAAGTAAAGGTTGCTAAAAGTACTATTTGTAACACCATCAAACGGTTTGGTGAGCAAGGTGACTTACAGGAAAGAAAGGGTAGAGGACGGAAAAAGACAGTTACGCCACGTGCAGAAAAAACATTAGTGCGGCTTAGCACAAGAAATCGGCGCCTTAACAGTGTGGAATTGTGTAGAGAACTGAAGGAGTCTACTGGTAAAGACGTCTGCCCTTCTACAGTCAGAAGAGTTCTACTAAGAAACGGACTCAAAGGCTGCAAACCATGCAAAAAGCATGGCCTCGAGTAA